The DNA window GTATTGGAAATTTGAATATTCAAGCTACATCAGGTGATGTAAAGGGGGAAAATATAGAATTGATCGAACGGATGAATACCACCAGTATCTATGGCAGCGTTGATATTCAATTGGTAAATGAACTGAATAGTTTAAGTTTTGATTTAAAAACGACTTATGGTGACATTACCATTGATAAAAATGGGCAACATTTGCGTGAGGCGAATAGTTTGGTACTAAATAATGGAAAAATTACAGTAAAAGGAATTACTACATCCGGTGACCAGTACTATAAATAAAGTTGATTGATTGCATGGGAAGGGGAGCATTTTATTGGAGTTATTATTCGTAGCATTTTGATTATTCCGGCTCCCTTTCTTTTTCTAATTTATTGAGAATGATGATTCCTCTTTCAGGATTGTTTTGTATTGCTCAACAATATGTTACTCCAACCGTATTTATCTTTTTTGATTTTCCAGATAAAACCATCAATAAAATAATGTAGCACTTGTGGTAACGCGAGCAAAGGGATTATTAAACTCATAATGCTTTTGTCGGCAGTTAAATCGGGAAGAAAATTGGATGTAGGAAACACGAGTGCATGTTCTTTCCAAACAAATCCATCCCATAAAAGTTCTTCTGCATAGGCCAGGGCAAAAATAAATCCAAGAAAAAGTAGAATGTTACGTGGTTTAAAAAACAATGCAATACGATTTTGTTTTTCTTCCAATTCCGTTTTCTGTTTGTTGCCAAATGCCCAAACTAAAGCAAAGTAAGGAATGCCATGACTCACCACATTCAATAATGTAAATGTTAAATCTCCTTTAAAATACACAATGCCCATGTACCAAGAAACAATAGTTCCTAGTATCAATGCATTTTTAGGAAGGTTGAATGTCTTGCTTTTAATTGAAAAATAAATTTCTTTTACGGTATACGTTATAAGGATGATTATATACAGCACCGCGAATATCGGAATCCACTCAGGGCGATTTAGGTATAAAAAATCATTTTCGATAAACCAATTGAATTGCTGTGGTCCTTGCAAATGCCAATGGATAATCGGATACAAGGTGGATGCATAAATGGTGACAGTATCGATGCGTTTGGAAAATAAAGAGGCTGTTTCGTTTCTGGAATACAAGCGCATAAAGCCGTATTGCTGACGAATGAAATGAAATACTGCCAAATAAGCCATGGCTCTCCAGAAAATTACAGGATGGATGGAATGTAAAAAAACTCCGAGGATGTATAATAAAAGCGGACTCCCATAAAAAAGCAGTTTGTTTTTTGCAATTGTTTCTTTGTCCATGTACGTTCGGTAAATGGTGCTGTACACATGTCCCACATCAATTAAGACCACGAGTAAAAACCAAACCCATTCGTTGTTTTCATTCGCTTCATTAAAAAAGCTTTTGAAAAAGTAGATGAAACAAAGGCATAAAAAAGGGGGAAGCAGTATAAATACTGTATCGTACCAAGGTGATTTAATCCATGTAAGTTTAGCTGTTAGCTGCATGTGATTGTTTCAATAGCTGGTTGGCAGCAGTGATGCCCCGGTGAAAAGCTTGTTCGAAGATAGAAATACCACTGATGTCGGAGTGTGCAAAAAATAAAGTATCGAATCCTTTTTCAAGCAGAAGGCGTGAAGGATTGGTCTTAAAGTTTTTAGCCGGACTAATCATTCCGTGCCCGAGTAAATTTACTTCAATGTCGAGAATGTTTTTTTCAATAGTAGGATGAACTTGTTTTAAGTCGTCTACGATAAATTTTTTCCAATACTGTTCATCTTTTTGATATAGCGTTTCACGCTCTACCTTGGGTAATTGTTCAGAAAAATTATAATAGTAGGTAATCACTGTTTTGTCCGAATGTTGATCAAAGTTTTGATGGCAAGCATTTACATAGCCTAACGACTTGGAGTTGTATAGCACATTATCCCATGCCAGGTCATGTGTGGCATTTAAATCCTGTTTCTTACTTAGACTGATGTTGGCGGCTATCCAAGGGTAATAGGCAAAATCGTTGTAGTTGATGCCTGTTTCAAAAGCTAGGATGCGTTTGTTTACAAATTGTGGGGTGGCCATAATTACATTGTCGCAAACATATTTGGTGCTCGTATTTTTTACAACATCGAATACATAACAGTTCCATTTATTGTTTTCTTTCTCAACTTTATAGGTCAGTTGTTGGGTAAACAGATGGTTTTGTAAATTCGTTTCCAGCTTTTTTGTTAGAAAGTTATTTCCTTCGGGCCAGGTTAAAACATCGGGTGAAGCGGCATTTGCGGCTTTCCCATTTCTACATGCAAAATAGTGAAAGGCTGCCCAAGCAGAAGTGGTTTCGATGGACGAACCGAAATCATCTTTACAACAATAGTTAATATACCATTTTAGAAAGTCGGAGGAATATTGTTCGCGTTTCAGATACTCGGCAATGGTGATGGAATCCAATTCCATAAAATGAGGATCTTTGCTGCTGTATTCCAATGGAATGGTAAATGCAGGAAGTTGATCGCTACCAATGGCATTTTTAAAGTTTTCGGTTGTTTTTAAGAAGCGTATTAATTCCGCTTCTTCCTGTTGTGACAAACCTGCTTTCGGAGGAAGTGCATCGTGCCATAATCCTCGAAACCAAAAGCGTTCGTGCGGTTCAAAACAAATGTAATATTCGTTGTAAATGGGTAAACCATTTTCATCAAGGCCAGTAATGATTTGATGTTCGTGTAAAAAATCAATAAGCTCTTTATAGTTTTGGTTTGGGATTGGTAAGTAATGAGCTGCAAAAGGGTAAGCCGTGATTTCGTTTTTACCACCTTTGGAATTGCCACCAATTTGTGTATCCAGTTCAAACAACTTAAAGGTGTGATAGTTGTTTTTTTTCAACCAACGCGCGGCACTCAATCCGGATATGCCACCACCAATAATCATGGTCGGGAGATGTTCGGTATGCGTAGGAGCTGGGAATTTGTTTTCGCGAAGCAAGTGACCGGTTTTAGAATTAGCTCCGGCAATGCGGGTGGAATAAGAATAATTATCCGCAAATGGGTTGCAGGCATTTAAATAAGCGGCTGATAAGGTTAGTCCGCTCAGTTTTATAAATGTTCTACGATTCATCATTTATTGCACTTTTCCCCATTCCTCTTCAAAGTAATGAATCAGAATCTGATTATTTAATTTGTTGACATCAGTGGGTTCATAGGCCATGTCTTTCGGGAAGGTGGTCATTTCGGTAAAACGAAACTCATCGTAATATTTTAAGCTATCGGGTAAAAAATACGGACGAGTTGCTAAATCGTTAAAGCCCATCACATAGCCCCATTCGCCAAAAGATGGTACATACAAATGATAGGGCAATGTTTTAAATCCAACCGATTGAATGGTATTGTTTACACACCAAAAAGATTTTCGAGCAACATAAGGAGAAGTGCTTTGCACCACAAAAGCACCTTGTGGCGCCAACGCATTTTTAATTTCTTTATAAAAGGAAGTGGTATATAATTTACCTACCGAAAAGTTCGATGGGTCAGGAAAATCAATGATGATAAAATCGAAGCGGGTGGTGTTTTCTTTGAGCCAACGAAAAGCATCGGTATTGATGACGGATAATTTTTTGCTCATCAGCGCATCGTTGTTTAATGTGCGCAATAATTCCGAACTTTTAAAAATAGCGGTCACGGATGAATCTAAGTCCACCAAGGTAATGTCCTGCACGTTAGGATATTTTAATACTTCGCGCACGGCTAATCCATCACCACCACCTAAAATTAAAACATGTTTCGGTTCTGCAATACGCGATAATCCGGGATGAACAAGTGCTTCGTGGTAGCGGTATTCATCGGCTGAGCTAAACTGGAGGTTGTTGTTTAGATACAATTTAGTTACGCCTTTATTGCTGGTTAAAACAATGCGTTGGTAGGGCGATGATTTGCTGAAAATAATGTTTTCGTTATAAGTTAACGATTCGGTATACGATTGAATTTGTTCGGCAAAAACGAAACCGACTACTAAAAAGAGTGCCGCAAGAATGGCTTGTGTGCGCAAAAAACGCAGGTAGGCCACTGCGGTTTCGAAGGTGAAGCATAAAATAATGGCTACTGCTACATTCAGGATTCCGAAAAGAAACGATGTTTTTAATAACCCTAGATACGGCACCATAAACAACGGAAAAAGAATAGAGGCGAAGAGGGCACCAATGTAATCGAAGGTGAATACTTTGGATACGAGTTCGCTGAAATCAAATTCATCTTTGAGGATACGCATCAACAGTGGAATTTCAATTCCAACGAGTGTGCCGGTCATGACAATTAAACTGTATAAAATGACATGAAAGCCGCTGGCGTGTTCAAAGGCAATAAACAAAATTGTAGAG is part of the Bacteroidota bacterium genome and encodes:
- a CDS encoding NAD(P)-binding protein; translated protein: MMNRRTFIKLSGLTLSAAYLNACNPFADNYSYSTRIAGANSKTGHLLRENKFPAPTHTEHLPTMIIGGGISGLSAARWLKKNNYHTFKLFELDTQIGGNSKGGKNEITAYPFAAHYLPIPNQNYKELIDFLHEHQIITGLDENGLPIYNEYYICFEPHERFWFRGLWHDALPPKAGLSQQEEAELIRFLKTTENFKNAIGSDQLPAFTIPLEYSSKDPHFMELDSITIAEYLKREQYSSDFLKWYINYCCKDDFGSSIETTSAWAAFHYFACRNGKAANAASPDVLTWPEGNNFLTKKLETNLQNHLFTQQLTYKVEKENNKWNCYVFDVVKNTSTKYVCDNVIMATPQFVNKRILAFETGINYNDFAYYPWIAANISLSKKQDLNATHDLAWDNVLYNSKSLGYVNACHQNFDQHSDKTVITYYYNFSEQLPKVERETLYQKDEQYWKKFIVDDLKQVHPTIEKNILDIEVNLLGHGMISPAKNFKTNPSRLLLEKGFDTLFFAHSDISGISIFEQAFHRGITAANQLLKQSHAANS
- a CDS encoding polyamine aminopropyltransferase, whose translation is MTQLKKKKNQLLLLVSVFVIATCGLIYELIAGTLASYLLGDSVTQFSIIIGIYLFSMGIGSYLSKFIKTNLLSWFIQIEILVGVIGGISSTILFIAFEHASGFHVILYSLIVMTGTLVGIEIPLLMRILKDEFDFSELVSKVFTFDYIGALFASILFPLFMVPYLGLLKTSFLFGILNVAVAIILCFTFETAVAYLRFLRTQAILAALFLVVGFVFAEQIQSYTESLTYNENIIFSKSSPYQRIVLTSNKGVTKLYLNNNLQFSSADEYRYHEALVHPGLSRIAEPKHVLILGGGDGLAVREVLKYPNVQDITLVDLDSSVTAIFKSSELLRTLNNDALMSKKLSVINTDAFRWLKENTTRFDFIIIDFPDPSNFSVGKLYTTSFYKEIKNALAPQGAFVVQSTSPYVARKSFWCVNNTIQSVGFKTLPYHLYVPSFGEWGYVMGFNDLATRPYFLPDSLKYYDEFRFTEMTTFPKDMAYEPTDVNKLNNQILIHYFEEEWGKVQ